Genomic window (Notolabrus celidotus isolate fNotCel1 chromosome 15, fNotCel1.pri, whole genome shotgun sequence):
tgtgtgtgtctcaccttgACGGCAGGGACAGGTTTTTTGGGAGTGCCGACCCGAGTGATGGACGTTTCGACATCATCGGTTTTACCAGAATCTCTGAGCTGTTTCTTGTACGACGCAACGGCCTCCGTCCTCTCCAGGAGGTATGGACCAAAACTAGGGAGgctctacaaacacacacacatggaaacacacagaaaacacacacatggaaacacacacacaatgaagcCATGTTCCCAGGTCAACAGATAAGAATAAATACCTCTTAAACTGGTAATTAGCTCAACTTTTTATAAGTCTAGAACAGTATAATGTAAGAAACTGAGGATGGTAGTTGAGTGGCTGTGAAGATTTGAAGGATAAACTTGCAggtaaaaataataactttgaCAATAATTATGAGATGGTGAACAGGTAAGGCCTTTAGAGAGAGCTACTCCCCTCAGGGCTGGATGGAAAGAGTCTTTACTAACACTAAAATCGAAATAAATCAAGTTTAAATTCACTCAACATACATTTCAAAAAGCTCAAATCGCTGTCTCTGAACTTCCAACCTCTCCTTATCTGTGTCGGCATGTTAGGCATGCTTCAATTCAAGGCAAGCCCTCCAGGATGCATGTGCTTCAGAATATCTATCTCACCATGTTCTATTGTTTGCTTCCTGGGGTGTATAGCTGCACAGAATTTTGGGTgctaatagaaaaaaatatatatttaaaaatgtcctcTAACAGCCTCCACTCTCCCCTTTGTACAAAGTAGTGTTGATATTATAATTTTAATTGTTTCTAATATTTCAAGTGTTACCTTTCCCACAAGTTCTTCAATTCTGGGGACAGGTTTTCCCTTCTGATGTTTCGCTGTTGGAGGAGATTGACCATCCCAGCCCTGTATCTCCAGACTCTTCAGGTACAACAGGGCcttcagacctgaacacaggagAGTTATAGGAGTATTAAAAAGTGTGTAGTTACACCTGTATGAGAAGGTAATGTTGGACAAGATATGATATGAGATAAGGATACTCCAATATCAGTGACAcagcagaggaaaataaaacatccatGATACAGGAGAGCAGATACATACCCACACAGTAGTCCTCAATCACTGTGAAGTCCTGATTCTGTACGGCACTGCACACCTTTAGTCAGACATAAGACATAAAAAGACATTATTAAACAGAACAGGGTAGGACTTCTATTTGGCTTCATCACATTGTGCTTGCTTTATATTGATGTATGcgtttcttttattctttactaGGTCATTATTTCTGTAAAAGAGATGATTGATCTTCTTATCTTCAGCATCAATCagcatttttcttcctttttagtttcgcttttaactgagttttattcttataacagttttatttcaccttacttcattttttttttttattatctagttcaaattgtagtcattttttattgtattataatttatttatttattttaagtatagtatcttattttcttttaatgctttaatattttagtgttttattattttagaaatttattttattttggtgattttaatttcctttgtTGAGTTTTAtcatcttatttttcctccagtgtttcctcattaagatatcatgagagtgtttcctcagtttgttcagcaacttattttttatttttcatttatcaatttatttcatttttattgttattatttttgcatatattgtgtttttaaccttaggattgtggggtgggtttggggtcggggttggttgggattaggatgggggagtctttttaatttcatttttatatatctctttttttttatatattctattttaagttgtttttatgtacagcactttgttcaaCACTGATTATGttcccatgcagtgatttccactccagagttatgtttgttttcaatGCATGGAGCCAAAGATCACATCCatccagtgtttgtttttcagcctgGTTTCTTTTGAACAGACATTTCTTTAGATACTCTgaatattttaattgtattatgtGCTGTAGTGGACAAAGTCCCAAAATTATTTGCAAATTTCTGTGAACTCTTTGCTCAGTTTCTTACAGAGTGGTGATCTTCATTacatataataaaaatgttaagaacAATTATATTAGAGTcccctttgaaaacaaaatgtatttatgttaatGACATGAGACTATATTTTGGGGTGTTATTGGGTTAAAGTGTATTAAGAATGCATCACTTGAGTCTCACCTGTAATACTGAGGCTCCGGCATGAAGAAACTGTAGTCCAGTCTCAGCAGAGTCTATTCCTCCTGTGGCCAGGATCGGGAAATCAGGGATGGCTCTGCCGATGGCGGATACTGCTCTCAGAGCAATCGGTCTGATGGCGTTACCTGCAAACATGTTCAGAGTAGACTTCTTAGCTTTTGGTTGAAGCGATGAAGCGCCTCACTTTATTATCTTCTATATTTAAAGGCAAGGGaaagcaagtttatttataaagaaccATTTATAAAgaacaattcaaagtgctttacagagttaaataaacaaaaagaagaataaaataatatcttCTAACATAACCAACAAATCCCATCTGCAGTCTACATCTCTGACCTTCCAGAGCCTCAGGACTTgacagcagagtgtgtgcagCCACCACAAGGTCTCAGTTACCTTTTCAAAATCAAATCCCACTTCAAAACTATTAAATGAGTGCGATGCGTGAATACATATCCTGGCTTCCTTTCACCACCTCACCACTCGTGTCTTTTTCCCTGGTTCCATATTGTACATAAGTACAGGTCAGAGTTTGCTAGTGCtcactttttgttcatttttaggGATCACAACTTTGTGTGGAAAGTTTCAGGCCAGTTAAATTAGAATAGAGTAATGTTTTCATCCAATGGTCAAACTTGTCTTTATGATGTCTTTCATTTCAAGGGTGTGAAAGTTGTTCTCTGTACAAACCATTCTACAACCACTGCACTGCTAACTTCACGTTTAAAGggattgtgtatgtgtgatcgATGTGTGTGTCCTCACCAGACACTCCTCCATACGTGGTGCGTTTGCCCTTCCCCACACTTGGCCAGGGGGAGCCGTCAGCCTTCAGTCCCATCATACCTGAGACTGTGTTGGTGGCCGTTACTCCATCTGCTCCCCCTACAAAAAGAACTCCAACAATTACAGCAgtccacacgcacacatgctTCATGTCTAacacagtaagaaaacaaacagaggagtggAGAATAAAGTGAAGAGGAGACAACAGAAAAGAAGTGTGCTCACCTTCATGAGCAGCCTTGGCGATGTCGACAATGTTGGTGACGTTTGGAGTCAGCTTGGCGAAGAACGGGATGGAAATGGCGGCACGCACCCAGCGGCAGATGTTACGCACCAACACCGGGTCCTAAAGATGAGACACAAGAAACATGGTGACCTCTGTAGTGTAGCAAGACAGGGTGTGAATGATTGCTTATGtatataatgtgtgtgtatgtgtttgtgtgtgtgtgtgtgtgtgtgtgtacctgtccACAGGCCAGTCCCATGCCTCTCTCTCCCATCCCATGAGGACAGGACAGGTTCAGCTCCAGTGCGTCTGCTCCTGAttcctaaacacacacataacttTAACGAGCCATGTCTCCAAACCTCAcagtgtgacctgtgtgtgaacATATGATGATATCACTGTTTAAAGATGCTGTTTGACTCACTTCTGCCATCTTGGCGAGCTCTGTCCAGTCTTCCTTGTTGTAGCTGCACATTATACTGGAGATCACCACCTCACAGAGAGACAGGGgaaggtttgtttttaattactaATATCATGCTTTTGTTCATGAAGAGACACAGttcacatgaaataaaaactcacATTATCAGGGAAGTCCCTCTTCAGCTCTGTGACGGACTGACACCAGTAGGCCGCTGTCTTCTCACTGATGAGCTCAATGTTGAGGAAGGAGCCTTGACCAGGTCCGTACAAGTTACCTGAGGTGGTTCCACGCACAATACGAGGAGACACGTTGGTCACCAGGTCCTGCAGAGACAGATTCATACGAGCAGACGGTTTAttaatcagctctctgtttccaGAGCTTACCAGAGGGAATATGAAGAAAATCAGATATCTAAACATTTAGGTACAGCTAAAAAAACAGGAATGtgaacactgcaaaaactccaaatcttaccaagtgaaattgtctcatgtttagtctaaatgtcttctcccacttgatttaagataaatttacttaacaagtaacatttgagcaagatagagggacttgttttaagacatcttaaatatcttgttcagtcaaacattcttgaaatgatcttgttttgagttttaatttagaagaaacaaggtttattttacatttcagacatttttcaagctgagatcttatttgtagaagacggataatcttgatttaagacaaacactttacttgatttaaggaaatgacttttattaatctatcagaaaacagctccattgataaaagaatgaaaggaaaaattaaaaaaaataaaggagtaagaaagaaagaaagaaagaaagaaaaaagaaaggagttagaaaagaaagaaagaaagaaagaaagagagaagtgaagaaagaaagaaagaaagagagaagtgaagaaagaaagaaagaaagagagagagaagtgaagaaagaaagagagaagtgaagaaagaaagaaagaaagagagaaagagagaagtgaagaaagaaagaaagaaagagagaagtgaagaaagaaagaaagaaagaaagaaagaaagagagaagtgaagaaagaaagaaagaaagagagaaagagagaattgaagaaagaaagaaagaaagaaagaaagaaagagagaagtgaagaaagaaagaaagaaagagagaagtgaagaaagaaagaaagagagagaagtgaagaaagaaagaaagaaagaaagagagaagtgaagaaagaaagaaagagagaagtgaagaaagaaagaaagaaagaaagagagaagtgaagaaagaaagaaagaaagaaagaaagagagaagtgaagaaagaaagagagaaagaaagaaagaaagagagaagtgaagaaagaaagaaagaaagaaagaaagagagaagtgaagaaagaaagaaagaaagaaagaaagagagaagtgaagaaagaaagaagcaagaaagaaagagagaaagaagtaagacaaaatgaaagaaagaaagaaagaaagaaggaaagaaagaaagaagggaataaagaaagaaagaaagaaagaaagaaagaaagagagaagtgaagaaagaaagaaagaaagagagaagtgaagaaagaaagaaagaaagagagaagtgaagaaagaaagaaagaaagaaagggagaagtgaagaaataaagaaagaaagaaagtcagaaagaaagaaaaaagagagaaaggaagaaagaaagaaagaaagaaaggagagaagtgaagaaagaaagaaagaatggacagaagtgaagaaagaaagaaagaaagaaagaaagaaagaaagaaagaaagaaggaaagaaagaaagaaagaaagaaagaaagaaagaaagaaagaaagagaagttgttgtttttaagggtgggtttcagttttcagactctgtttctttaaatcagataaaaatattcctcctcaaactccatgcacacaatgaaacacctcctttagagcagagctggcttatcctaaaaaacaacatgactgaatattagtatatccagctcactatgagaagacattatatctcaacatgagacaattcaactttgtcatcttatttcaagtacaagatggtcttaaacctagagaagtgctgctataatacaactcagattaaggtgaatatatctcaaatgaagaagttgacatgaaatgtattagtgcagaaatatttttttgagtgaaaaaatattaattgttatcattcctgtcttattctgagacactaagctttaaaatactggaaaaatattgttaaaataagttttcctgttaattttaagatcacagttttctaaatattagaaatttaagaaatcttaccaagaaaATTCTCatttgttctattggcagatttttttgcttaattCAAGGTAAAATAtccttttaaatacattttatttttcttgtttttggaggggcaatTTATCCAGTGACTCTTGATTTTTTGGACCATGAACTTggtccaaaataatacaataatataatgataataaaaaatgaactaTGAACCTGAACtggttcatttcagtctgtgtgaACTGGACTTTGAGACACTGATTTGGCTTTACAGAACTGTGTCCAGATGTTGGTGTTTTATTAACTTTGtagtttttactttttgtcTGCTTAAGTAAACTTTATTGCACCGTTGCACAACATTattgcatgtatgtgtgtgtgtgtgtgtgtgtgtgtgtaccttgtTGAGTCCAAAAGTCTTGGTCAGAGCGAAGCCCCAGCCTTGTTCAAAGGCTCTCCTGATCATGGCCGTGCTGGTCGTGGGAGGAGCAGACGCCAGGCCGAACGGGTTTGGAAACCTTATCCCACAAACCTCGACGCTGATGTCGACCTGATCTATGGCGCTGTAGAACAACGGCAGCTTAGGAACCGGGTCCACTAtctgtccatgctgggactaCAGGAAGAAGACAGACGGGTCAATCATTTA
Coding sequences:
- the LOC117826692 gene encoding dihydropyrimidine dehydrogenase [NADP(+)]-like, with the translated sequence SVTEAMCPVKLNRWGTPEVNTDTMQTSEPWVFAGGDIAGLANTSVESVNDGKQASWHIHRYIQSQHGQIVDPVPKLPLFYSAIDQVDISVEVCGIRFPNPFGLASAPPTTSTAMIRRAFEQGWGFALTKTFGLNKDLVTNVSPRIVRGTTSGNLYGPGQGSFLNIELISEKTAAYWCQSVTELKRDFPDNVVISSIMCSYNKEDWTELAKMAEESGADALELNLSCPHGMGERGMGLACGQDPVLVRNICRWVRAAISIPFFAKLTPNVTNIVDIAKAAHEGGADGVTATNTVSGMMGLKADGSPWPSVGKGKRTTYGGVSGNAIRPIALRAVSAIGRAIPDFPILATGGIDSAETGLQFLHAGASVLQVCSAVQNQDFTVIEDYCVGLKALLYLKSLEIQGWDGQSPPTAKHQKGKPVPRIEELVGKSLPSFGPYLLERTEAVASYKKQLRDSGKTDDVETSITRVGTPKKPVPAVKDVIARALRYIGAYQELNNMEQVQALIDEEMCINCGKCYMTCNDSGYQAIEFNSETHLPMVNDSCTGCTLCLSVCPIIDCIKMVTRNTPYKPKRGVPVSPVY